One Anaerolineae bacterium genomic window, TTATTGAAGAATTCGCGCCCGGCCTGCCTTCGGCTTTGGCCGCCGCCGGTTTTGCGGAAGAGGGCCGGTACCGGGCCATGCTTTGTTCGGCCCAAACCTATCGCCCGGCGCCGGAAGTGGCCGGGTTGATAATTACGCCGCTCACCGACATCTCGCCGCTCAGCGAGTTTCAGGATTACGTGAGCGTTGAGCGGCAGGGCTTTGACCCGGACCAGACCGCCGCGATCACCGCAAGCGAGGCGCAGCGATTTATCAACGACCTGCATGGCGGGATTGCTTTTCTGGCCCGGTTGAACGGCCGGCCGGTGAGCGCCGGCATGTTCACCACCCCCCATAACGGGCTGACCGAGATAGCGGGCCTGGCCACGCTAAAACCGTTTCGCCGCCGGGGAATTGCCACCGCAGTGACAGCCCTGGCCGTTCGCACGGCCTTTGCTCAAGGTGTAAAATACGTTTACCTGTCCGCCGCCGACGAGCGGGCGGGCCGGGTTTACGAGCGGGTTGGCTTTAGGCCGTTTGCCACCATGTTAGC contains:
- a CDS encoding GNAT family N-acetyltransferase is translated as MLSVARLQAYLRYNARQQYQSVAAPPFTCFFHPTEAFKFFNYAIPDEPEREDWSVSLAVLRQTFRSRQRQPRFEFIEEFAPGLPSALAAAGFAEEGRYRAMLCSAQTYRPAPEVAGLIITPLTDISPLSEFQDYVSVERQGFDPDQTAAITASEAQRFINDLHGGIAFLARLNGRPVSAGMFTTPHNGLTEIAGLATLKPFRRRGIATAVTALAVRTAFAQGVKYVYLSAADERAGRVYERVGFRPFATMLAYIEA